One stretch of bacterium DNA includes these proteins:
- the clpX gene encoding ATP-dependent Clp protease ATP-binding subunit ClpX: protein MEADDERYRLAEDIYLTPRQIHEEMCRFVIGQERAKRVMSVAAYNHLKRIRQAGSLLRKSNILMIGPTGSGKTHIARSLARILSVPFVVVNATEYTEAGYYGKDVEVMAAELLFSAGGDVRAAERGIIFVDEIDKLARRGEMGRTGAGGRDIGGEGVQQALLKLLESNRVFVPLNVTQHWSKHDFVPMDVSNILFVCAGTFSDLKRGRTKDDIGFAGTSAERKLRRRATVQDLEEYGLISELMGRLPVLTELDPLTDVELGRIVTEPPDALLREFREMFAFEDIELGLEESGLREIVQLAKARKTGARGLRSIFEEVFHDLAFEAPESVGKKVVVDRDYVRAHVPA, encoded by the coding sequence ATGGAAGCGGACGACGAACGCTACCGCCTTGCCGAGGACATCTACCTGACGCCGCGGCAGATCCACGAGGAAATGTGCCGCTTTGTGATCGGGCAGGAACGCGCCAAGCGCGTCATGTCGGTCGCGGCGTACAACCATCTCAAACGGATCCGCCAGGCCGGCAGCCTGCTGCGCAAATCGAACATCCTCATGATCGGCCCGACCGGCAGCGGCAAAACGCACATCGCGCGCTCGCTCGCGCGCATCCTTTCCGTGCCGTTCGTGGTCGTGAACGCGACCGAATACACGGAGGCCGGCTACTACGGGAAGGACGTCGAGGTGATGGCCGCGGAGCTTTTGTTTTCCGCGGGCGGCGACGTGCGCGCGGCGGAGCGCGGCATCATCTTCGTGGACGAGATCGACAAGCTCGCGCGGCGCGGCGAAATGGGCCGTACCGGCGCGGGCGGGCGCGACATCGGCGGCGAGGGCGTGCAGCAGGCGCTGTTGAAACTCCTGGAATCCAACCGCGTTTTCGTGCCGCTCAACGTGACGCAGCACTGGAGCAAGCACGATTTCGTGCCGATGGACGTCTCGAACATCCTGTTCGTTTGTGCGGGGACGTTTTCGGATCTCAAGCGCGGCCGCACCAAGGACGACATCGGTTTCGCGGGAACGTCGGCGGAACGTAAGCTTCGCCGGCGCGCGACGGTGCAGGACCTGGAGGAATACGGGCTCATCTCCGAGCTGATGGGCCGGTTGCCCGTCCTGACCGAACTTGACCCGCTGACCGACGTCGAACTCGGGAGGATCGTGACGGAACCGCCGGACGCGTTGCTTCGCGAATTTCGCGAGATGTTCGCGTTCGAGGACATCGAGCTTGGGCTGGAGGAGTCCGGCCTGCGCGAGATCGTCCAGCTCGCCAAGGCGCGCAAGACCGGCGCGCGCGGGCTACGCTCGATTTTCGAGGAGGTCTTCCACGACCTTGCGTTCGAGGCGCCCGAGTCGGTTGGCAAGAAGGTCGTCGTGGAC